The following proteins are co-located in the Fusobacteria bacterium ZRK30 genome:
- a CDS encoding nucleotidyltransferase family protein has protein sequence MSNRLKFILKKIAELLNDQNITWAVGASVMLNYYGIIQGPGDIDILVELKDIHKLDNILSEIGEKQEKLPNKIYKTRYFYEYIIDGIEIDVMAGLCICFDNRDHSFDFTKDSIGDFMEIDNIKVPLSKLTDWYDIYKLLPGREEKVSLIEEYMRNH, from the coding sequence ATGAGTAATAGATTGAAATTTATTTTGAAAAAAATTGCTGAACTGTTGAATGATCAAAATATTACCTGGGCTGTAGGAGCATCGGTAATGTTAAATTATTATGGGATAATTCAGGGACCCGGGGACATCGATATTTTAGTCGAATTAAAAGATATCCATAAATTAGATAATATTTTATCCGAAATAGGCGAAAAACAGGAAAAGCTTCCCAATAAAATCTATAAAACCAGATATTTTTATGAATATATTATCGATGGAATAGAGATAGATGTTATGGCAGGACTATGTATTTGTTTTGATAACCGAGACCATTCATTTGATTTCACCAAAGATTCAATTGGAGATTTTATGGAGATCGACAATATAAAAGTTCCTCTATCTAAACTGACCGACTGGTATGACATCTATAAATTACTGCCTGGTAGGGAGGAGAAGGTCAGCCTGATAGAAGAGTATATGAGGAATCATTAA
- a CDS encoding putative manganese transporter, which produces MNIKNIFYETAVGSFIEVGTFVAIPLLILGYINFKTEGRLIDKMEKNKKVQVLLGAFLGMTPGCGGAIMVMPLYHLGKVTFGTIVATLIATMGDAAFLLLVKSPKIFAAVSIISFIVAIVTGYIIDYFGIGKNILKKPKTKYELEKEHKMFRKEPTEFELNAENKIYTFKHLGHEEGDAVDIALHHGKSMEGTFHKFRHTLGYKIFWTLIIFSFPLAVLNLLQKDVDTIFFIKDLSVLGFIGTIFSVIYTIISKKIISDENHAEVESKMNSFKETLIHNAEETAFVIMWVFIALFSYEVLVASVGGETVVTNFMSQPGFIVILAAVLIGIIPGCGPQVILTTLFINGVIPFSALMANAICNDGDALFPLLAIDRKSAIITTFYNVIPALIVGSILYILGF; this is translated from the coding sequence ATGAATATAAAAAATATATTTTATGAAACAGCAGTAGGTTCATTTATAGAGGTTGGGACATTTGTAGCAATACCTCTGTTAATTTTAGGCTATATTAATTTCAAAACCGAGGGCAGACTCATCGATAAAATGGAAAAAAATAAAAAAGTTCAGGTACTTTTAGGAGCTTTTCTGGGGATGACACCAGGGTGTGGAGGAGCTATAATGGTCATGCCTCTCTACCACTTAGGAAAGGTAACTTTTGGAACTATAGTGGCGACCCTTATAGCTACAATGGGAGATGCAGCTTTTTTATTGTTGGTAAAGTCTCCTAAAATATTTGCTGCTGTATCTATAATTTCATTTATAGTGGCTATAGTAACAGGTTATATTATTGATTATTTTGGGATAGGGAAAAATATACTTAAAAAACCCAAGACAAAATATGAACTGGAAAAAGAACATAAGATGTTTAGAAAGGAACCGACAGAATTTGAATTAAATGCAGAAAATAAAATTTATACATTCAAACATCTGGGCCATGAAGAGGGAGATGCTGTAGATATAGCTCTTCATCACGGGAAGAGTATGGAAGGAACCTTTCATAAATTCAGACATACTCTGGGATATAAAATCTTTTGGACTTTAATTATTTTTTCATTTCCCCTGGCAGTTTTAAACCTATTGCAAAAAGATGTAGATACCATTTTTTTTATAAAGGATTTAAGTGTTTTAGGTTTTATAGGGACTATATTCTCAGTGATCTATACTATTATCAGTAAAAAAATCATATCCGATGAAAATCATGCTGAAGTAGAGAGTAAGATGAATTCTTTCAAAGAAACACTTATACACAATGCAGAAGAAACAGCTTTTGTTATTATGTGGGTATTTATAGCCCTTTTTTCCTATGAAGTTTTGGTTGCATCTGTAGGAGGGGAAACTGTTGTTACCAATTTTATGAGCCAGCCAGGTTTTATAGTTATCCTTGCAGCTGTTCTCATAGGTATAATTCCAGGATGCGGTCCACAGGTTATATTAACGACACTTTTTATAAACGGAGTTATACCATTTTCTGCTCTTATGGCCAATGCCATATGTAATGATGGGGATGCACTTTTTCCATTATTGGCTATCGACCGGAAATCTGCCATTATAACTACATTTTATAATGTGATTCCAGCTTTAATAGTGGGATCTATACTCTATATTTTAGGGTTCTAG
- a CDS encoding Crp/Fnr family transcriptional regulator — protein sequence MTNSEILHELGLDKLIDTNFETFMDVINMKKRDTIYYSQDKEMTAIYVLKGKVQYVVYGPEGGEFYIDYFPGDLAGIGATLSHQIKGKMNRSFEADLVAREDSIIVTLPFEKMFDMKFQGKEETLKNFIFLFAEEHFQVSEYFFHKSLYSEESFFIKTMEKHKVINKTTRELSEMLNINLRTFQRIIKNLQKAEVIVKENKKISIGKKDKVDKYKRKIER from the coding sequence ATGACAAATTCAGAAATATTGCATGAACTGGGATTGGATAAACTTATAGATACTAACTTTGAAACTTTTATGGATGTTATAAATATGAAAAAAAGAGATACAATTTATTATAGCCAGGATAAAGAGATGACAGCCATATATGTACTTAAAGGAAAGGTTCAATATGTAGTATATGGTCCAGAAGGAGGAGAATTTTATATAGATTACTTTCCAGGAGATCTGGCAGGGATTGGTGCTACACTTTCTCATCAAATTAAAGGTAAAATGAACAGAAGTTTTGAAGCTGATCTTGTGGCAAGAGAAGATTCGATTATAGTTACCCTTCCTTTTGAAAAAATGTTTGATATGAAATTTCAAGGGAAAGAAGAAACTTTAAAAAACTTCATATTTTTATTTGCTGAAGAACATTTTCAAGTCTCCGAATATTTTTTTCATAAATCATTATATTCAGAAGAAAGTTTTTTTATAAAAACTATGGAAAAACATAAGGTCATAAATAAAACAACAAGAGAACTTTCAGAGATGCTGAATATAAATCTTAGAACTTTCCAGAGAATAATTAAAAATCTTCAGAAAGCAGAGGTAATAGTAAAAGAAAATAAAAAAATATCAATAGGAAAAAAAGATAAAGTAGATAAATATAAAAGAAAAATTGAAAGATAA
- a CDS encoding ABC transporter substrate-binding protein: MTKTPTGKLVKSKWVDSLVTTKSDPSKRSEDIWTFKIKDGMKFSNGNPLTVKDVKFTYDFYMDEKALNSTGATDDLNEFMDKVEVNEAANTIKFHLKKVIYMVDSTFEYFVLDSNTIIKNSEKEGVTPQQWVKANMSSPIGYGPYKIDKFVPSQYVKLSINKNYQGNYEGDKPSIKEIILQNTPTETKLTQLITGEIDIATGISKEEDVDAVLGQDTLQTNRYYRHGTGQLTFHTDFGPVQLEEVRKAIAYSFDRIKYKNIIVGKNGLMANAPYSRSMWMMYDDDEKIGTESRLSRTYTDYDILDTDGKWDEQANIKEAHKYLDQAANKTNGEYAKLTKVSGKYLWEGKPLEINMALTAGVVDAYNLIFTKEVQKEFGIKINMDSMDWSVLAKCLYGSAPLSERRYHVFATSTNFATKTDYNFYRKSYIIPYGSGVTSNVTRFPINEEILNRMRIANPSTKEGDQQYKKAFRDYMKVMNEEIPLLPTFSSLYFDTYADDITDFDTTPMWSFPYAIVKAKFKSN; this comes from the coding sequence ATGACTAAGACTCCTACTGGTAAATTAGTTAAATCAAAGTGGGTTGATAGTTTAGTTACTACGAAGTCAGATCCATCTAAGAGAAGTGAAGATATCTGGACGTTTAAAATAAAAGATGGAATGAAATTTTCAAATGGAAATCCATTGACTGTTAAAGATGTTAAGTTCACATATGATTTCTATATGGATGAAAAAGCTCTAAATTCTACAGGAGCTACAGATGATCTAAATGAGTTTATGGATAAAGTTGAAGTGAATGAAGCAGCAAATACAATAAAATTCCATCTGAAGAAAGTTATATACATGGTGGATTCCACGTTTGAGTATTTTGTTTTAGATTCAAATACCATCATTAAAAATTCTGAAAAAGAAGGGGTAACTCCCCAGCAATGGGTGAAGGCTAATATGTCTTCTCCAATAGGATATGGTCCTTATAAGATAGACAAATTTGTCCCTTCTCAATATGTAAAGTTATCTATCAACAAAAATTACCAGGGTAACTACGAGGGAGATAAACCTAGCATTAAAGAAATTATATTACAAAATACTCCAACTGAAACTAAGCTTACACAGTTAATTACAGGAGAAATAGATATTGCAACAGGGATATCAAAAGAAGAAGATGTAGACGCTGTTTTAGGTCAAGATACATTACAGACAAACAGATATTATAGACATGGAACCGGTCAGCTTACATTCCATACAGATTTCGGTCCAGTTCAATTAGAGGAAGTCAGAAAGGCTATTGCTTACAGTTTCGACAGAATTAAGTATAAGAACATTATTGTTGGTAAAAATGGGTTAATGGCTAATGCACCGTATTCTAGAAGTATGTGGATGATGTACGATGATGATGAAAAAATAGGAACAGAAAGTAGATTATCAAGAACATATACTGATTATGATATATTAGATACTGACGGTAAGTGGGATGAACAAGCTAATATTAAAGAAGCTCATAAATATTTAGATCAGGCAGCTAATAAAACAAATGGTGAATACGCTAAGTTAACCAAAGTAAGTGGTAAGTATTTATGGGAAGGTAAACCATTAGAGATCAACATGGCTTTAACTGCCGGAGTGGTAGACGCTTATAATCTTATATTCACTAAGGAAGTACAGAAAGAATTTGGAATAAAAATCAATATGGATTCTATGGACTGGTCAGTTCTAGCTAAGTGTCTATATGGCAGCGCTCCATTATCAGAGAGAAGATACCACGTATTTGCTACATCTACAAACTTTGCAACTAAGACAGATTATAATTTTTATAGAAAAAGTTATATAATACCATACGGTAGCGGAGTTACAAGTAATGTAACAAGATTCCCTATAAATGAAGAGATTCTAAATAGGATGAGAATTGCTAATCCATCTACTAAAGAGGGAGACCAGCAGTATAAAAAAGCGTTCAGGGATTATATGAAAGTCATGAATGAAGAAATTCCTTTGTTACCTACATTTTCAAGCTTGTACTTTGATACTTATGCAGATGATATAACTGATTTTGATACTACTCCTATGTGGAGTTTCCCCTATGCTATAGTTAAAGCTAAATTTAAAAGCAATTAA
- a CDS encoding N-acetyltransferase, whose product MNIEIRETTKFDYEDIIKVNRDAFENYGEEEIVTLVTDLLEDETAKPIISLLAFVDEKPVGHIIFSKSKIENDKNNLSTYILAPMGIIKEYQKLGIGGKLIDEGIKRLKELKTDIVFVLGHLDFYPRYGFIKNAIKEIGYKPTYDIPEEHYDAWMYMPLMSMEEIKQNPGRVICANTMNKMEYWVEE is encoded by the coding sequence TTGAATATAGAAATTAGAGAAACAACTAAATTTGATTATGAGGATATAATAAAGGTTAATAGAGATGCATTTGAGAATTATGGGGAAGAGGAGATAGTAACTTTAGTTACCGACCTTTTAGAGGATGAAACTGCAAAACCTATAATATCATTGCTTGCATTTGTTGATGAGAAACCTGTTGGGCATATAATTTTTTCAAAATCTAAAATAGAGAATGATAAAAATAACTTATCGACTTATATTCTGGCACCTATGGGAATTATTAAGGAATACCAAAAATTAGGAATTGGCGGAAAACTTATAGATGAAGGGATAAAAAGATTAAAAGAACTAAAAACAGATATTGTTTTTGTTTTAGGACATTTAGATTTTTACCCTAGATACGGATTTATAAAAAATGCCATAAAAGAGATAGGGTATAAACCAACTTATGATATCCCGGAAGAACACTATGATGCGTGGATGTATATGCCGTTAATGTCAATGGAAGAAATCAAGCAAAATCCAGGTAGGGTAATTTGCGCTAATACTATGAACAAAATGGAATATTGGGTTGAAGAGTAG
- a CDS encoding cold-shock protein codes for MLKGTVKWFNDEKGFGFISAEDGNDYFAHFSQIKKEGFKTLNEGAEVTFEITQSDKGPQASNIETV; via the coding sequence ATGTTAAAAGGAACAGTTAAATGGTTTAACGACGAGAAAGGATTTGGATTTATTTCAGCAGAAGACGGGAACGATTACTTCGCACATTTTTCACAGATCAAAAAAGAAGGATTTAAAACTTTAAACGAGGGAGCGGAAGTAACTTTCGAAATTACTCAAAGTGATAAAGGCCCTCAAGCTTCAAACATAGAAACTGTATAA
- a CDS encoding ABC transporter ATP-binding protein/permease has protein sequence MYSLLKKSKLRWSQSLFFTIIEALSYMIIPLVQKNILDDIVNKDYSKINRLILYMLGLYFLHYVFQIIRSYYDASLSTTIKTEFQKDVYNKMLNSNLSNITKNKVGKLMTIMESDITTVSTFLSSTLKLFTYNIIIIIFLLITMFKLSVEITGIIVFLFLLIYYFNTFHNKKYKKYKVQILKNKERFMELLNQSILSLKLIKSNNLKKYFSKKLIDITEAEKEINVKSIVFSNLLGALTKYTLTGGRVVIFFIGILEIKSGKLTIGSLLALLSYYEFMYNPVLQFRKFLEDRVKTEESYKRIEDIFIKDKNYFRSIETLEMFRSLEFKKINFSYGTKIVYKDFSYKINHGDKIAIVGGNGRGKSTLINIITGIEKIDLGEILLNNRNFYDINIEDYRDKISILFQENNLFDFSIEENLRLGNDDVDINDIIDICKKLNIHNLISSLPMGYQTRLSHLGSNFSGGEKRKMLLARTFLKNSDVYIFDELTSNLDEESQIRILDLVLDLFKDKTILFITHSKYEISKFDKVLNLNKYSNLE, from the coding sequence ATGTACTCACTATTAAAAAAATCAAAGCTGAGATGGAGCCAATCTTTATTTTTTACGATCATTGAGGCTTTATCTTATATGATCATCCCATTAGTTCAAAAAAATATATTAGATGACATTGTAAATAAAGATTATTCTAAAATAAACAGGTTAATACTCTATATGTTAGGTCTATATTTTTTACACTATGTATTCCAAATAATAAGGTCTTATTACGATGCTTCACTTTCTACAACTATTAAAACAGAATTTCAAAAAGATGTTTATAATAAAATGTTAAATTCCAACCTGTCAAATATAACAAAAAATAAAGTAGGAAAACTGATGACAATTATGGAGAGTGACATCACCACAGTGTCTACATTTCTAAGTTCTACTTTAAAATTATTCACTTATAATATAATAATAATAATATTTCTATTGATAACAATGTTTAAACTCTCTGTGGAAATAACCGGTATAATAGTTTTTTTATTTTTATTGATCTATTACTTTAATACTTTTCATAACAAAAAATATAAAAAATATAAAGTTCAAATTTTAAAAAATAAAGAAAGATTTATGGAATTATTAAATCAATCGATATTATCATTAAAGTTAATAAAATCTAATAACTTAAAAAAATATTTTTCAAAAAAATTAATAGATATAACAGAAGCAGAAAAAGAAATAAATGTTAAATCAATCGTGTTTTCAAATCTATTAGGAGCATTGACTAAATACACCTTAACAGGTGGAAGAGTAGTCATATTTTTTATAGGTATTTTAGAAATTAAATCTGGAAAATTAACAATTGGAAGTTTATTAGCTCTCCTCAGTTATTATGAATTTATGTATAACCCTGTATTGCAATTTCGAAAATTTTTAGAAGATCGAGTAAAAACAGAAGAATCCTATAAAAGAATAGAGGATATATTCATTAAAGATAAAAATTACTTTAGATCTATTGAAACTTTGGAGATGTTTAGATCTTTAGAATTTAAAAAAATTAATTTTTCATACGGCACTAAAATTGTATATAAAGATTTTTCCTATAAAATAAATCATGGTGACAAGATAGCTATTGTAGGAGGAAATGGAAGAGGCAAAAGTACCCTGATTAATATTATTACAGGAATAGAAAAAATAGACTTAGGAGAGATCCTCTTAAACAACAGGAATTTTTATGACATAAATATAGAAGATTATAGAGATAAAATTTCAATCCTTTTCCAAGAGAATAATTTATTTGATTTTAGTATAGAGGAAAATTTAAGATTAGGAAATGATGATGTAGATATTAATGATATAATAGACATCTGTAAAAAATTAAATATTCATAATTTAATTTCTTCTCTCCCTATGGGTTATCAGACTAGATTAAGCCATCTAGGTTCTAATTTTTCAGGGGGCGAAAAGAGAAAGATGCTTTTAGCCAGAACATTTTTAAAAAATTCTGATGTTTATATCTTTGATGAGCTAACGAGTAATTTAGATGAAGAATCACAAATAAGGATATTAGATTTAGTATTAGATTTATTTAAAGATAAAACTATATTATTTATTACCCATAGTAAATATGAGATCTCAAAATTTGATAAAGTTCTTAACCTAAACAAGTATTCTAATTTAGAATAA
- a CDS encoding (2Fe-2S)-binding protein has protein sequence MAENIIICKCKNVDYITIRKAMIAGARTLDEIKEMTGAATKCGGCAGEIEKILKSVCGCNNVSLEDVVSAVKNGDDTIEKIEEVTHAGKGCQRCKALVQNVIDLGR, from the coding sequence ATGGCTGAAAATATAATTATTTGTAAGTGCAAAAATGTTGACTACATAACAATAAGAAAGGCGATGATTGCAGGTGCTCGAACTTTAGATGAAATAAAAGAAATGACTGGTGCTGCAACTAAATGCGGTGGGTGTGCAGGTGAAATAGAAAAGATCTTAAAGTCAGTATGCGGATGCAACAATGTATCACTTGAAGATGTTGTCAGTGCTGTTAAAAACGGTGATGATACAATAGAAAAAATCGAGGAAGTGACTCATGCAGGAAAAGGCTGTCAAAGATGCAAAGCTCTTGTACAAAATGTAATAGATTTAGGACGATAG
- a CDS encoding pyridoxamine 5'-phosphate oxidase family protein, producing the protein MSKLLDYLNKNKVGQLATLRDRKPELRPFTFAYEKEGIFYFITSNDRKVFKELKEEGVAGFSSMGGDYKYVRLSGKVTFIDDLELKTEVLNNTPTGLQHYKTADNPIMECFYIHNGVATLNTAFGELIEEIKI; encoded by the coding sequence ATGAGTAAGTTACTTGATTATTTAAATAAAAACAAGGTAGGACAATTAGCAACTTTAAGGGATAGAAAACCAGAACTTAGACCTTTTACATTTGCTTACGAAAAAGAAGGTATATTTTACTTTATTACATCAAATGATAGGAAGGTCTTTAAAGAACTGAAGGAGGAAGGAGTGGCCGGGTTTTCTTCTATGGGAGGAGATTACAAGTATGTTAGGTTAAGTGGAAAGGTTACATTTATAGATGACTTAGAATTGAAGACAGAGGTTCTTAATAATACTCCAACAGGACTTCAACACTATAAGACAGCAGACAATCCTATTATGGAATGTTTCTACATTCATAATGGTGTAGCAACTTTAAACACAGCATTCGGAGAGCTAATTGAAGAAATAAAAATTTAG